In Octopus bimaculoides isolate UCB-OBI-ISO-001 chromosome 28, ASM119413v2, whole genome shotgun sequence, the following are encoded in one genomic region:
- the LOC106873532 gene encoding zinc finger protein 664 gives MSLIVTFCITNIGGFSKKTKAKIVYADCKSALKPVPHDIENPVPVSLSHDSLEDLDTHHPDSPIDEEYVVDSKKNEPRLFNEEDLVKLKDYTRRHFSVLMCFLKMNMENVNHLDTANTAGFNDTVTVTQIDRDERPLHIETVIKQRSLERNSSDYRCEIRRKTFSSEHEVFRHKVIHYREKLFQCEVCGKSFVFNSKLASHKRMHTGEKPYECAICGKSFFYNSHLVTHKRTHTGEKPFHCEMCGNHTGEKPFRCELCGKSFIKKSCLVVHKRGHNGEKPYQCEICGKSFVKNSSHVDHKIIHTGERPYHCEICGKSFTHNSHLVVHVRTHTGEKPYHCDICGKSLSDGTDVEFFTSSTSSICIIYYK, from the exons ATGTCTCTGATTGTTACTTTTTGCATAACTAATATTGGTGGTTTCTCAAAGAAAACTAAAGCAAAAATTGTGTATGCAGATTGTAAGTCGGCTCTAAAACCGGTCCCACATGACATCGAGAACCCTGTTCCAGTTTCCCTCTCACATGATTCACTTGAAGACCTTGACACCCACCACCCTGATTCTCCTATCGACGAAGAGTACGTAGTTGATTCTAAGAAAAATGAGCCACGCTTGTTTAATGAAGAAGATTTggtcaaactaaagg ATTATACTCGCAGACATTTCTCAGTTCTTATGTGTTTCTTGAAAATGAATATGGAGAACGTTAATCACTTGGACACTGCGAACACAGCGGGTTTTAACGACACAGTTACAGttacacagatagacagagatgAGAGACCTCTTCATATTGAAACAGTCATTAAACAAAGATCATTAGAGAGAAATAGTTCTGATTATCGCTGTGAGATTCGTAGGAAAACATTCTCTTCGGAACACGAAGTATTTCGGCATAAAGTAATACACTATAGGGAAAAACTTTTCCAGTGTGAAGTATGCGGAAAATCTTTTGTGTTTAACAGTAAATTAGCAAGTCATAAGAGAAtgcacacaggagaaaaaccttacGAGTGTgcaatatgtgggaaatctttcttttataattctcATCTTGTTACccacaaacgtactcacacaggagaaaaaccttttCATTGTGAAATGTGTGGAAA TCACACCGGAGAGAAACCGTTTCGTTGTGAATTGTGTGGAAAATCTTTCATTAAAAAATCCTGTCTTGTTGTTCATAAACGCGGCCACAACGGAGAAAAACCCTATcagtgtgaaatatgtggaaaatctttcGTTAAAAATTCTAGTCATGTAGATCACAAAATaattcacactggagaaagaccctatcattgtgaaatatgtggtaaatCTTTTACTCATAACTCTCATCTTGTTGTTCATGTTCGtactcatactggagaaaaaccttatcattgtgatatctgtgggaaatc